A genomic stretch from Flavobacteriales bacterium includes:
- a CDS encoding aspartate-semialdehyde dehydrogenase, with translation MRVAVVGATGMVGRKMLQVLEERDFPISELILVGRSTIGEKVDFRGEEITVVDMQTAIDRAPDVALFSAGGGTSLEWAPKFAETGAVVIDNSSAWRMDNSKKLVVPEVNGSSLTASDRIIANPNCSTIQMVVALKPLYDRYGVERLVISTYQSVSGTGKAAVEQMENERAGKEGDQVYPYTIDKNCLPHCDVFMDNGYTKEEMKLVHETRKIMGDDSIRITATAVRVPVDGGHSESVNVEFKEEFDIDEVRSLLEQAPGVTLVDDVENNRYPMPLYGKDTDDVYVGRLRRDESQEKTLNMWVVSDNLRKGAATNTVQIAEELIRRGILQRPVEPSV, from the coding sequence ATGCGCGTAGCGGTTGTCGGAGCGACAGGAATGGTAGGACGGAAGATGCTTCAAGTACTTGAGGAGAGGGATTTCCCCATCTCTGAATTGATACTTGTAGGGCGGAGTACTATAGGAGAGAAAGTGGATTTCAGAGGAGAAGAGATCACCGTAGTGGATATGCAGACGGCCATCGATCGAGCACCGGATGTTGCCCTCTTTTCAGCTGGAGGAGGAACGTCCTTGGAATGGGCTCCCAAGTTCGCTGAAACTGGTGCGGTCGTCATTGACAATAGTTCTGCTTGGCGTATGGATAACAGCAAGAAGTTGGTCGTTCCAGAAGTCAATGGGTCATCCTTGACGGCATCTGATAGGATCATCGCTAATCCTAATTGTTCGACCATACAGATGGTGGTGGCCTTGAAACCGCTATACGATCGATATGGCGTTGAGCGACTGGTCATCAGTACCTATCAATCGGTCTCAGGCACAGGAAAGGCCGCTGTGGAGCAGATGGAGAACGAGCGTGCAGGAAAAGAAGGAGACCAGGTATATCCCTATACGATCGATAAGAACTGCCTGCCACATTGTGACGTATTCATGGACAATGGATATACCAAAGAAGAGATGAAGCTGGTACATGAGACCCGCAAGATCATGGGTGATGATAGCATCCGGATCACCGCCACAGCCGTAAGAGTGCCCGTAGATGGAGGGCATTCAGAAAGTGTCAATGTAGAGTTCAAAGAAGAATTCGATATAGATGAGGTCCGTTCATTGCTCGAACAAGCGCCTGGAGTGACCTTGGTCGATGACGTAGAGAACAACCGCTATCCTATGCCCTTGTATGGCAAGGACACGGACGATGTCTATGTAGGTCGACTGCGCAGGGACGAATCCCAAGAGAAGACGCTGAATATGTGGGTGGTCTCTGACAACCTGAGAAAAGGGGCTGCTACCAATACGGTGCAAATAGCTGAGGAATTGATCCGCAGAGGTATTCTACAACGTCCTGTTGAACCTTCGGTGTAA
- a CDS encoding TetR/AcrR family transcriptional regulator, translated as MNKLSLDKGRIHQKMQTRASILNATKGLLKKRKKLSLEDIAAKAKVSRATMYRYFPNIELLIMEASLEISHATPEEICENIQGLDLTNKILSIQDHFNALAIEHEVAFRRYLALATVEAINSKKKIRGARRVKTLRLALAPHKSSFKKNEFDRFIASATVLMGIDAIIVCKDVTRLNNEQSLNSLAWCMKSLLKGLEIG; from the coding sequence ATGAATAAGCTCTCGCTCGATAAGGGTCGCATACATCAAAAAATGCAGACCAGGGCCTCGATCCTGAATGCGACCAAAGGCCTTTTGAAAAAAAGAAAGAAGTTATCTCTAGAGGACATTGCGGCAAAGGCGAAGGTCTCCAGAGCCACCATGTACCGCTATTTTCCCAATATCGAGCTCCTTATAATGGAGGCATCTTTAGAGATCTCGCATGCCACACCAGAAGAAATATGTGAGAATATCCAAGGATTGGATCTGACGAACAAGATACTCTCCATTCAAGATCATTTCAACGCCTTGGCCATCGAGCATGAAGTGGCGTTCAGGAGATATCTGGCACTTGCTACAGTAGAGGCGATCAACTCTAAGAAAAAGATTCGTGGTGCTCGCAGAGTGAAGACTCTTCGTCTAGCGCTTGCACCTCATAAGAGTTCATTCAAAAAGAACGAATTCGACAGGTTCATTGCCTCAGCAACCGTGCTCATGGGAATAGATGCGATCATCGTGTGTAAAGACGTTACGAGGTTGAACAATGAACAAAGTCTGAACAGTTTGGCCTGGTGTATGAAGAGCTTACTGAAGGGCCTTGAGATTGGTTGA
- a CDS encoding cupin domain-containing protein, whose product MKRNEPVWVVGHRITPVDVTGDYDFVLGETPGGTPGPPPHYHTGYTELFHVVSGEMEFMIDGKVTIVKTGETVDLPPNTLHTFNNTSDQTARWINIHSPKGFRSFFESLGVLDTESDALQQSVSKESIDKVIQQAADFDMHIKL is encoded by the coding sequence ATGAAGAGAAATGAACCAGTCTGGGTAGTCGGGCATCGTATCACTCCAGTAGATGTCACAGGGGATTATGATTTTGTTTTGGGTGAGACACCTGGTGGAACTCCAGGGCCTCCACCGCACTATCATACCGGGTATACTGAGCTATTTCATGTAGTGTCTGGAGAAATGGAATTCATGATCGATGGAAAGGTGACTATTGTAAAGACAGGAGAGACAGTGGATCTTCCTCCAAATACCCTGCATACGTTCAATAATACTTCAGACCAGACTGCTCGGTGGATAAACATTCACAGCCCTAAGGGTTTCAGGTCCTTTTTTGAGAGTTTGGGTGTATTGGATACAGAATCCGATGCTCTCCAGCAGTCTGTTTCAAAAGAGTCTATCGACAAAGTCATTCAACAGGCTGCAGATTTTGATATGCATATTAAACTTTAA
- a CDS encoding SDR family NAD(P)-dependent oxidoreductase gives MKILLIGATGTIGSAITKEAQQMGHQVIGVSRSSRPSIDIENNESVDSFFRGHGLFDAIVCVAGRASFGSFQKLSDEEWRLGLDSKLQGQVRVSRHGLSSLNPGGKIILTGGMLAYSPWPDTSNIALVNAGLEGFVRAINLELTDKKALIVHPPLVKETALAMGMDGSTWPSSSEIAKVYLDTLEASESIPVRYVSGYTPEALSA, from the coding sequence ATGAAGATTTTATTGATCGGTGCAACAGGTACCATCGGAAGTGCGATTACGAAAGAAGCCCAGCAAATGGGACATCAGGTTATCGGGGTCTCTAGGAGTTCCCGTCCTTCGATAGACATTGAGAATAATGAATCTGTGGATTCCTTTTTTAGGGGACATGGATTATTTGATGCCATTGTCTGTGTTGCTGGTAGAGCAAGTTTCGGCTCATTTCAAAAGCTATCGGATGAGGAATGGCGATTGGGTTTGGATAGTAAGCTACAGGGTCAGGTCAGAGTATCGCGCCATGGATTGTCAAGTTTGAATCCTGGAGGTAAGATTATCCTCACAGGTGGAATGTTGGCCTATTCTCCGTGGCCTGATACGTCCAACATAGCTCTGGTGAATGCTGGATTGGAAGGATTTGTTCGAGCGATCAATTTGGAACTGACAGATAAGAAAGCACTGATCGTTCATCCTCCATTGGTCAAAGAGACGGCCCTTGCCATGGGTATGGATGGTAGTACTTGGCCTTCTTCTTCTGAGATTGCCAAGGTTTACCTTGATACACTCGAAGCATCTGAATCCATTCCGGTCAGGTATGTAAGTGGATATACTCCGGAGGCTCTATCGGCTTGA